Within the Bacillus sp. FSL K6-3431 genome, the region GATTTTATCGTCAGTCATGAATAATATGCCTACGGTCATGATCAATGCCCTAGCAATAGCGGATACCAATACAACAGGAACTATTCGTGAGGCTTTGATTTATGCAAATATCATCGGTTCGGATTTAGGACCGAAAATCACTCCGATCGGTTCTTTGGCCACCTTGTTGTGGCTGCATGTCCTGTCTCAAAAAGGTGTAAAAATTTCTTGGGGTACCTATTTTAAAATAGGTATCATCTTAACAATACCTACACTTCTTATTACACTAATAGGTTTATATGTATGGCTATTAATCATATAAAAAACACAGAATAGGGGATTTTCATCATGTCAAAAAAAACACTATATTTCTTATGTACAGGTAACTCATGCCGTAGTCAAATGGCGGAAGGTTGGGGTAAAAAGTATCTTGGCGAAGAGTGGCAAGTTCTTAGTGCAGGAATTGAAGCTCACGGAGTAAATCCGAATGCTTTGAAAGCCATGAATGAGGTTGGCGTTGACATCTCCAGTCAAACTTCTGATATTATTGATCCGCAAATCTTAAATAATGCAGATTTTGTCGTTACTTTATGTGGGGATGCTGCAGACAAATGTCCGATGACACCACCTCATGTAAAACGTGATCATTGGGGATTTGATGATCCTGCAAAAGTAGAAGGAACAGATGAAGAGAAATGGGCGTTCTTCCAGCGTGTACGCGATGAAATTGGTGCAAGAATTGAACGTTTTGCAGCAAAAGGAAAGTAATAGAATAAGTTGTGAGTAGGTGTTTGGTTTTATACAAGCACCAATCTCCCTTTATAATATTTTGATTATTCTTTAATTCAAAAACTTGAAAAAACAGCTGGGTTATGAGTGAATAAGGTAAGTGAGTAAATACATGAGTAAGAAAGGGCTGATTTTTTTGTTTAAGGACTTACGTATTCGTAGTAAGGTAATTAGTGAAGGTGTTAATCGTGTGCCAAATCGTTCAATGCTACGGGCAGTTGGCTTTACGGATGAGGACTTTAAAAAGCCGATGATTGGGATTGCCAGTACATGGACGGAAGTAACCCCTTGCAACGTACATATTGATGAATTAGCTAGGGAAGCAAAAGCAGGTGCCGCCAAAAATGGTGGTGCACCAATGATTTTTAATACCATTACAGTTGCTGATGGTATTGCAATGGGACATGAAGGAATGTTTTACTCTCTCCCTAGCCGTGAAATCATTGCAGACTCGATCGAAACCGTGATGAATGGGGAAAGGCTGGATGGAATTGTTGCCATTGGTGGTTGTGATAAGACAACGCCTGGGTGTGTGATGGCAATGGCGCGTTTGAACGTACCTGGAGTTTATGTGTACGGCGGGACGATTCAACCCGGAAAGTTAAATGGGGAAGACCTTGATATAGTTTCATCATTTGAGGCAGTTGGTCAGTATCAGGAAGGACTTATTGATGAAGATCGGTTGTACCAAGTCGAATGTCATGCATGTCCTGGTGCTGGTGCATGTGGTGGAATGTATACAGCAAATACAATGGCATCAGCTGTGGAAGCATTAGGGATGAGTATTCCGGGTTCCTCATCGACACCTGCCATTGCCAATTACAAGCAGCAGGAATGTAGACAAGCTGGTGAGATGGTAATTGATCTATTGGAAAAGGAAATCTATCCACGTGATATTATGACGAAAAAAGCTTTTGAAAATGCAATTACCATTGTAATGGTTCTAGGTGGTTCAACGAATGCAATTTTACACTTAATAGCAATGGCCCATTCTGCGGGCGTGGAATTAGATTTAGATGATTTTGAACGCATTCGCTTAAAAGTTCCACATCTTGCTGATATGAAGCCAAGCGGTAAGTATGTTATGCAAGATTTGTATGAAGTAGGTGGAGTCCCTGCAGTAATGAAATTATTGCTCGAACATAGGCTTTTACATGGCGACTGCTTGACTGTAACAGGAAAGACAGTGGCAGAAAATCTGGCGAACGTTCCTGATCTAAAAGAAGGACAGAAAATCATTAGACCGCTTAATGATCCACTCAAAAAGACAGGGCCACTTGTCGTTCTCCGTGGAAATCTTGCTCCAGAAGGAGCTGTTGCGAAAATGTCTGGACAAACAATCAGTCGTTTTGAAGGTCCAGCACGTGTATTTGATAGTGAAGAAGAGGCTGCAAAAGCGATCACGGATAATCAAATAAAAGCGGGCGATGTTGTAGTCTTACGTTATCTTGGGCCTAAAGGCGGACCAGGAATGCCTGAGATGCTTTCGCTTACAGCGATGATTGTTGGTAGGGGACTTGGAGGGAAAGTTGCACTTATAACAGATGGTCGTTTTTCTGGTGGCTCACATGGTTTCGTAATCGGTCATGTATCACCAGAAGCCCACGTCGGTGGACCAATCGGCTTATTACAAAACGATGACATCATTACAATTGATAGTGATACCCAAGAAATTAACTTTCATGTGACGGAAGAAGAGCTGAATAGACGTGCGGAAAAATGGACCAAACCTGCACCAAAACATAAGACAGGTATGCTTGCAAAGTATGCCCACCTCGTTTCTTCATCTTCAAAAGGAGCAGTTACTGATTTAGACCTATAATCTTTGTGACAAAAAACTGTCGAATATGTCGACAG harbors:
- the arsC gene encoding arsenate reductase (thioredoxin), translated to MSKKTLYFLCTGNSCRSQMAEGWGKKYLGEEWQVLSAGIEAHGVNPNALKAMNEVGVDISSQTSDIIDPQILNNADFVVTLCGDAADKCPMTPPHVKRDHWGFDDPAKVEGTDEEKWAFFQRVRDEIGARIERFAAKGK
- the ilvD gene encoding dihydroxy-acid dehydratase, which encodes MSKKGLIFLFKDLRIRSKVISEGVNRVPNRSMLRAVGFTDEDFKKPMIGIASTWTEVTPCNVHIDELAREAKAGAAKNGGAPMIFNTITVADGIAMGHEGMFYSLPSREIIADSIETVMNGERLDGIVAIGGCDKTTPGCVMAMARLNVPGVYVYGGTIQPGKLNGEDLDIVSSFEAVGQYQEGLIDEDRLYQVECHACPGAGACGGMYTANTMASAVEALGMSIPGSSSTPAIANYKQQECRQAGEMVIDLLEKEIYPRDIMTKKAFENAITIVMVLGGSTNAILHLIAMAHSAGVELDLDDFERIRLKVPHLADMKPSGKYVMQDLYEVGGVPAVMKLLLEHRLLHGDCLTVTGKTVAENLANVPDLKEGQKIIRPLNDPLKKTGPLVVLRGNLAPEGAVAKMSGQTISRFEGPARVFDSEEEAAKAITDNQIKAGDVVVLRYLGPKGGPGMPEMLSLTAMIVGRGLGGKVALITDGRFSGGSHGFVIGHVSPEAHVGGPIGLLQNDDIITIDSDTQEINFHVTEEELNRRAEKWTKPAPKHKTGMLAKYAHLVSSSSKGAVTDLDL